A genome region from Desulfobaccales bacterium includes the following:
- a CDS encoding FAD-binding protein yields MSLILYSEKCIACGNCIEACPFGVLRLEGDTLIIGEGCTLCGACVEVCEVEALALPETEGESIRPAVPPDGIWVFAEQRAGALAPVTAELLGEARRLAEPLGVKVAAVLLGHQVADLGENLLAAGADKVYVAEHPRLQDFLEETYAAALTELARKFKPEIILAGATYLGRAFIPQVAASLKTGLTADCTAFAIDPEKRLLLQTRPAFGGNIMATIITPRTFPQMATARPGVFKPVTPSANPAGEVIRVELATMDAPRRSRFVATVAEIKERIPLSVAEVIVAGGRGLKDGKNFKLLEELADLLGGAVGATRGAVDAGWIPYAHQIGQTGKTVSPKLYFAIGLSGASQHVVGMQSADVIVAINKDPQAPIFQVADVGLVGDLFEIVPALIQAIKKDRG; encoded by the coding sequence ATGAGCTTAATCCTTTACTCCGAAAAATGTATCGCCTGCGGCAACTGCATCGAAGCCTGCCCCTTCGGGGTCTTACGGCTGGAAGGCGACACCCTCATCATTGGCGAGGGCTGCACCCTGTGCGGCGCCTGTGTCGAGGTCTGCGAGGTAGAAGCCCTGGCCCTGCCCGAGACCGAGGGTGAATCAATCCGGCCCGCGGTGCCGCCTGACGGCATTTGGGTCTTTGCGGAACAACGGGCCGGCGCCCTGGCCCCGGTGACTGCTGAACTCCTGGGAGAAGCCCGGCGGCTGGCCGAACCTTTGGGCGTTAAGGTGGCCGCGGTCCTCTTGGGACATCAGGTTGCCGACCTGGGCGAGAATCTGCTCGCGGCCGGGGCGGATAAGGTCTACGTAGCAGAGCACCCGCGGCTCCAAGATTTCCTGGAAGAGACCTATGCCGCGGCCTTGACTGAACTAGCCCGGAAATTTAAACCAGAGATTATCCTGGCTGGCGCCACCTATCTAGGGCGGGCCTTTATCCCCCAGGTGGCCGCAAGCCTAAAGACCGGCCTCACCGCGGATTGCACCGCCTTTGCCATCGACCCGGAAAAACGTTTGCTGCTTCAGACCCGCCCGGCCTTCGGCGGCAATATCATGGCCACCATCATCACTCCCAGGACGTTTCCCCAAATGGCCACGGCTCGGCCAGGGGTTTTCAAGCCGGTCACGCCCTCAGCCAACCCTGCCGGGGAAGTGATCCGGGTGGAGTTGGCCACCATGGACGCCCCGCGCCGCAGCCGTTTTGTGGCGACGGTGGCGGAAATCAAGGAGCGCATCCCGCTTTCTGTCGCCGAGGTCATCGTGGCCGGGGGCCGCGGCCTGAAAGACGGCAAGAATTTCAAGCTCCTGGAGGAGCTCGCGGACTTGCTGGGTGGGGCGGTGGGCGCCACCCGGGGCGCGGTGGATGCCGGCTGGATTCCTTATGCCCACCAGATCGGCCAGACCGGCAAGACCGTCTCCCCCAAACTATACTTTGCCATAGGCTTGAGCGGCGCCAGCCAGCATGTGGTGGGGATGCAATCCGCCGACGTCATTGTGGCTATCAACAAAGACCCCCAGGCGCCCATTTTTCAAGTCGCCGATGTGGGCCTGGTTGGGGACCTGTTTGAGATTGTCCCGGCCCTGATCCAAGCGATCAAGAAAGATCGGGGCTGA
- the fabG gene encoding 3-oxoacyl-[acyl-carrier-protein] reductase: MNDTNRIALVTGAARGIGRAIALALAQPGLTIYLNDVVLGEEAARTQQEVETKGSTARLVEFNVAEAAAVNQGIDHILKESGRIDILVNNAGITRDNLIMRMKETEWDAVLGVNLKGAFNCIRAVSKPMVKQRSGRIINISSVVGAMGNAGQANYVASKAGLIGLTKTVARELASRNITVNAVAPGFIQTEMTEALPEGTKQLMMTQIPLGRFGTAEEVAQAVAFLASDAAAYITGQVIHVNGGMLMV, translated from the coding sequence ATGAATGATACCAATCGTATAGCCTTAGTGACCGGCGCTGCCCGCGGGATCGGCCGGGCCATTGCCCTGGCCCTGGCGCAACCGGGCCTGACCATCTATCTTAATGATGTGGTCCTGGGGGAAGAAGCCGCCAGGACGCAACAAGAGGTGGAGACCAAGGGGTCGACGGCCCGTTTGGTGGAATTTAATGTGGCCGAGGCCGCGGCAGTCAACCAGGGCATTGATCATATTTTGAAAGAAAGCGGCCGCATCGATATCTTGGTGAACAATGCCGGCATCACCCGGGACAATCTCATTATGCGCATGAAGGAAACCGAATGGGATGCTGTTCTGGGGGTCAATCTCAAGGGCGCCTTTAATTGCATCCGGGCCGTGAGCAAGCCCATGGTCAAACAGCGGAGCGGGCGCATCATCAATATCAGTTCGGTAGTGGGCGCCATGGGGAACGCCGGCCAGGCCAATTATGTGGCATCCAAGGCCGGCCTGATCGGGCTCACCAAGACGGTGGCCCGGGAACTGGCTTCCCGGAACATCACGGTCAACGCCGTGGCCCCGGGCTTTATCCAAACAGAAATGACCGAGGCCTTGCCGGAGGGCACCAAGCAGCTGATGATGACCCAAATCCCTTTGGGTCGCTTTGGCACCGCAGAAGAGGTAGCCCAAGCAGTGGCTTTCCTGGCTTCCGATGCCGCAGCCTATATCACCGGTCAGGTGATTCATGTCAACGGCGGAATGTTGATGGTTTAA
- the acpP gene encoding acyl carrier protein, which produces MGAIEEKVIDIIVDKLGVDRAEVTPEAVFVDDLGADSLDLVELIMAMEEEFGMEIADEDAEKLRTVQDVITFVSARAA; this is translated from the coding sequence ATGGGAGCAATTGAAGAAAAGGTAATCGACATCATCGTAGACAAATTGGGGGTGGACCGCGCCGAAGTCACACCCGAAGCCGTATTTGTCGATGACCTGGGAGCCGATTCCCTGGACCTGGTGGAATTGATCATGGCCATGGAAGAAGAATTCGGTATGGAGATCGCTGATGAGGACGCGGAAAAGCTAAGGACCGTTCAGGATGTCATCACCTTCGTCTCCGCCCGGGCCGCCTGA
- the rpiB gene encoding ribose 5-phosphate isomerase B, which yields MSSPSSPPGPPEPEIITIGCDHAGHGLKRDILKFLHELKVPYVDIGCASPDESVHYPLYGKKVVEALLARQKARGILICGTGIGMSIMANRFPGIRAALCHDIFSAIMCRRHNDANLLVMGGRVIGPDLGKEIVRAWLTTPFDGGRHQERLELLERLAQAAS from the coding sequence ATGTCATCACCTTCGTCTCCGCCCGGGCCGCCTGAGCCGGAAATCATCACCATTGGCTGCGATCACGCCGGCCATGGTTTGAAACGGGACATCCTTAAGTTTTTACATGAACTCAAGGTGCCCTATGTGGATATTGGCTGCGCCAGTCCGGATGAATCCGTACATTATCCGCTGTACGGCAAAAAAGTAGTCGAAGCACTGTTGGCGCGGCAAAAAGCGCGGGGTATACTTATATGTGGGACCGGCATCGGCATGAGCATCATGGCCAACCGGTTCCCGGGCATCCGAGCCGCCCTCTGTCACGACATCTTTAGCGCTATCATGTGCCGACGCCACAATGACGCCAATCTGCTGGTAATGGGAGGGCGGGTCATTGGCCCGGATCTGGGTAAAGAAATCGTTCGGGCCTGGCTCACAACCCCCTTTGACGGCGGCCGTCACCAGGAGCGTTTGGAACTGTTGGAACGGTTGGCCCAAGCAGCTTCTTAG
- the glyA gene encoding serine hydroxymethyltransferase — protein MDELARTDPEIFAVIERERQRQLTKLEMIASENFVSNAVLQAQGSILTHKYAEGYPGRRFYGGCEYVDTAENLALCRVKELFGVAYANVQPHSGSQANMAVYFSFLKPGDTILGMDLSHGGHLSHGASVNFSGRLFKAVTYGVDRQTEVVDFAKVAELARQHLPKMIIAGASAYPRILDFDRFAEIAREVGAYLLVDMAHIAGLIASGLHPSPVGSADFITSTTHKTLRGPRGGLILAQPQYGKALDSQIFPGIQGGPLMHIIAAKAVAFKEALAPSFRRYQEQIVANARTLAREFIKRGYRLVAGGTDTHLILMDLTPTGLTGREAEEALDLAGITVNKNTIPFDQRPPTITSGIRLGTPALTTRGMKEPEMEIIAELIHQALSAPKDMARLQNLDGQVKELCRSFPRLFAEEWLMDRPARSCAVRG, from the coding sequence ATGGATGAACTGGCCCGTACTGACCCCGAGATATTTGCTGTCATCGAGCGTGAACGCCAGCGCCAACTGACCAAGTTGGAGATGATTGCCTCCGAAAACTTCGTCAGTAATGCTGTGCTTCAGGCCCAGGGGTCCATCCTGACTCATAAATACGCTGAAGGGTATCCGGGCCGTCGTTTTTACGGCGGCTGCGAATACGTGGATACCGCGGAAAACCTGGCTTTATGCCGGGTCAAGGAGCTCTTCGGGGTTGCTTACGCCAATGTGCAGCCCCATTCCGGCTCCCAGGCCAATATGGCCGTCTATTTTTCCTTCCTTAAACCCGGTGATACCATCCTGGGCATGGATTTGTCCCATGGCGGCCATTTGAGCCACGGCGCCTCGGTTAATTTTTCCGGCCGCCTGTTCAAGGCCGTGACCTACGGGGTGGATCGCCAAACCGAAGTAGTCGACTTTGCCAAGGTGGCCGAATTGGCCCGGCAACACCTCCCCAAGATGATTATCGCCGGGGCCAGCGCTTATCCTCGGATTCTTGACTTCGACCGCTTTGCCGAAATTGCCCGGGAAGTAGGGGCGTATCTCCTGGTGGATATGGCCCATATTGCCGGGTTGATCGCTTCGGGCCTCCACCCTAGTCCCGTGGGTTCGGCGGATTTTATCACCTCCACCACCCACAAGACCTTGCGCGGGCCTCGGGGCGGCCTGATCCTGGCCCAACCCCAGTATGGCAAGGCCCTTGACAGCCAGATCTTTCCGGGCATTCAGGGCGGCCCCCTCATGCACATTATCGCCGCCAAGGCAGTAGCCTTCAAGGAAGCCCTGGCCCCTTCATTCCGGCGTTACCAGGAGCAGATCGTGGCCAATGCCCGGACTCTGGCCCGGGAGTTCATCAAGCGTGGCTACCGCCTGGTGGCCGGCGGCACCGACACCCATCTCATCCTGATGGATCTGACGCCCACCGGCCTTACGGGCCGGGAGGCCGAAGAAGCCCTGGATCTTGCCGGCATTACGGTTAACAAGAATACCATTCCCTTCGATCAGCGGCCTCCCACCATTACCAGCGGCATCCGCCTCGGCACCCCGGCCTTGACTACCCGGGGCATGAAGGAACCCGAGATGGAGATCATTGCGGAACTGATTCACCAGGCGCTGTCTGCGCCCAAGGACATGGCCCGTCTCCAGAATTTGGATGGCCAGGTCAAGGAACTTTGCCGGAGTTTCCCTCGCCTTTTTGCCGAGGAATGGCTGATGGACCGTCCGGCCCGCTCCTGCGCCGTCCGGGGTTGA
- the nrdR gene encoding transcriptional regulator NrdR, which produces MRCPYCHSTNNKVIDSRPSREANAIRRRRECLHCLRRFTTYEQVEETMPLVVKKDGRREPFQRSKLYEGITKACEKRPVSIDAIENFLDSLEREMLESGEREIASTWVGERVMAQLRQWDEVAYVRFASVYRHFTDATDFMDEIRRLLESRKEEKEKK; this is translated from the coding sequence ATGCGCTGTCCTTATTGCCATAGCACCAACAACAAGGTCATAGATTCCCGTCCCAGCCGGGAGGCCAACGCCATCCGGCGGCGGCGGGAGTGCCTCCACTGCCTGCGGCGCTTCACCACCTATGAACAGGTGGAGGAGACCATGCCCTTGGTGGTCAAGAAAGACGGCCGCCGGGAACCCTTTCAGCGCTCCAAGCTCTACGAGGGCATTACCAAGGCCTGCGAAAAGCGCCCGGTTTCCATCGACGCCATCGAAAATTTCCTGGACAGCCTGGAACGGGAAATGCTGGAGAGCGGCGAGCGGGAGATTGCCTCAACCTGGGTCGGCGAACGGGTGATGGCTCAACTGCGCCAGTGGGATGAAGTGGCCTATGTCCGCTTTGCCTCGGTGTACCGTCACTTCACCGACGCCACCGACTTTATGGACGAGATTCGCCGTCTCCTGGAGAGCCGCAAGGAAGAAAAGGAGAAGAAGTGA
- a CDS encoding carboxymuconolactone decarboxylase family protein produces MDDTRYQRGWEKLKEIDGEAGERVIASLQDIAPDLARYTIEFPFGDIYSRPGLDLKSREIATVAALTAMGNAAPQLKVHIHAALNVGCTRTEIVEVIMQMAVYAGFPAALNGMFTAREVFQERDRNAQP; encoded by the coding sequence ATGGACGACACGAGGTACCAGCGCGGCTGGGAAAAACTCAAAGAAATCGACGGCGAGGCCGGAGAACGTGTCATTGCCAGTCTCCAAGACATTGCTCCGGACCTGGCCCGCTATACCATTGAATTCCCCTTCGGTGATATCTATTCCCGTCCCGGGCTGGATCTCAAGTCCCGGGAAATTGCCACAGTGGCCGCGCTCACCGCTATGGGCAACGCCGCCCCGCAATTAAAAGTTCATATCCATGCCGCCCTCAATGTCGGCTGCACCCGCACGGAGATCGTCGAAGTTATCATGCAAATGGCGGTCTACGCCGGTTTCCCCGCCGCGCTCAACGGCATGTTTACCGCCCGGGAAGTCTTCCAGGAGCGGGACCGGAATGCACAACCTTGA
- the ribD gene encoding bifunctional diaminohydroxyphosphoribosylaminopyrimidine deaminase/5-amino-6-(5-phosphoribosylamino)uracil reductase RibD, with amino-acid sequence MKLALRLAAKGAGWVSPNPMVGAVVVKDGRVVGKGYHRRAGLPHAEVEALRTAGEAARGADLYVTLEPCNHQGRTPPCTQAILAAGVRRVIIAARDPNPQVTGGGGEFLTEQGVDVTVGVLEAEARQLNEAWFHWVKTGHPWVIAKAACSLDGKIATATGESQWLTGETARAFGHRLRHQVDAILVGVGTVLADNPQLTARLPRGRSRDPIRIVLDSRLRLPLDAKLVTLNSPAPTWVATTSQAPLDTVRALEDHGVQILVLPADGGRVSLTALLQILGERQVQSVLVEGGAETLGAFFDQRLVHQFNFFYAPKILGGVKAPGMVAGQGVTHLGEAHIARNLSIRHLGVDLLVSGYL; translated from the coding sequence ATGAAACTGGCCCTGCGCCTGGCCGCGAAAGGCGCGGGTTGGGTCAGTCCCAACCCCATGGTGGGCGCGGTGGTGGTCAAAGACGGCCGGGTCGTGGGCAAAGGGTATCATCGCCGGGCCGGTCTGCCCCACGCCGAGGTCGAAGCCTTACGAACTGCGGGCGAGGCCGCCCGGGGAGCGGACCTGTATGTAACGCTAGAGCCCTGCAACCATCAAGGCCGCACTCCCCCATGCACCCAGGCCATTCTGGCCGCGGGAGTGCGCCGGGTCATCATCGCGGCTCGTGACCCCAACCCGCAGGTCACCGGCGGCGGGGGCGAGTTTCTGACTGAGCAGGGCGTGGACGTAACCGTGGGGGTGCTTGAAGCCGAGGCCCGGCAGTTAAACGAAGCCTGGTTTCACTGGGTGAAGACCGGCCATCCATGGGTTATTGCCAAGGCGGCCTGCTCCCTGGACGGCAAGATCGCCACCGCAACCGGTGAATCCCAGTGGCTCACCGGCGAGACCGCCCGGGCTTTCGGACATCGCCTGCGCCATCAAGTGGACGCCATCCTCGTCGGGGTCGGCACGGTGCTGGCTGACAACCCCCAACTCACCGCCCGGCTGCCCCGCGGCCGTAGCCGGGACCCGATCCGCATTGTCCTGGACAGCCGCCTGCGCCTGCCCCTCGACGCCAAACTTGTCACCCTAAATTCCCCGGCCCCCACCTGGGTGGCTACCACCAGCCAGGCGCCCCTGGATACAGTCCGCGCCCTAGAAGACCATGGGGTTCAAATCCTGGTGCTGCCCGCCGACGGCGGTCGGGTATCTCTGACGGCGTTGCTGCAAATATTGGGAGAGCGCCAGGTCCAGAGCGTGTTGGTGGAGGGCGGAGCCGAGACCCTGGGCGCCTTTTTCGACCAAAGACTGGTGCATCAGTTTAATTTTTTTTATGCTCCCAAGATTCTCGGAGGCGTGAAAGCTCCGGGCATGGTGGCGGGCCAGGGCGTCACCCACCTGGGAGAGGCCCATATCGCCAGGAATCTCAGCATCCGCCACCTGGGCGTCGACCTGCTGGTGTCGGGATATTTGTGA
- a CDS encoding GNAT family N-acetyltransferase — protein sequence MAQDIAIREARPEELAEIETLVKTAYQEFQSFMPEAIWKRWMRNVSEALHAPGGIVLVAEIGGRIAGAVTFYPDASQAHQGHWPAGAGAIRFLAVRPGSRGKGYGALLTKACLRRARELKIRTVFLYTGTFMAAAQHLYEKLGFRRAPEFDGEHGPIAYRLDL from the coding sequence ATGGCGCAGGACATTGCGATCCGGGAAGCCAGGCCAGAGGAACTGGCAGAGATCGAAACCCTGGTGAAGACGGCGTACCAGGAATTCCAGAGCTTTATGCCCGAAGCGATCTGGAAAAGATGGATGCGCAATGTCAGCGAGGCTCTGCATGCTCCCGGGGGCATCGTCTTGGTGGCGGAGATTGGCGGGCGGATTGCGGGGGCAGTCACCTTCTATCCCGATGCCAGCCAGGCTCATCAGGGCCATTGGCCTGCCGGGGCTGGAGCTATCCGGTTCCTGGCGGTGCGTCCGGGCAGCCGGGGCAAAGGTTACGGGGCTCTCTTGACTAAGGCCTGCCTGCGGCGGGCCAGGGAGCTTAAGATCAGAACCGTCTTCTTGTATACGGGGACTTTTATGGCGGCCGCCCAACACCTCTATGAAAAATTGGGGTTTAGGCGGGCTCCGGAATTTGACGGCGAACACGGACCCATTGCCTACCGGCTTGATCTCTGA
- the trpA gene encoding tryptophan synthase subunit alpha, translated as MNRIDRVFQQLKAKGEKALIPFITAGDPDLATTRALALEMAARGADILELGVPFSDPLADGPTIQAASLRAMQAGVHLEDVLNLAGELRAQTQIPIVLMGYYNPMLQYGLERTAATAAAKGVDGFIIPDLPMEEAGPWRVAALKANIATIFLAAPTSGAQRIKHLGRITKGFLYYVSVTGITGARTELPADLAASLKEVRSLVKCPLAVGFGISTPEQVAGLAPYVDGLVVGSAIVQKVASLKGPELIKEVGDFIAALKAPLRAK; from the coding sequence GTGAACCGCATTGACAGAGTGTTCCAGCAACTCAAGGCCAAAGGCGAAAAAGCCCTAATTCCCTTTATCACCGCAGGAGACCCCGATCTGGCCACTACGCGAGCTCTGGCCCTGGAGATGGCCGCTCGGGGCGCGGATATTCTGGAGTTGGGCGTGCCCTTTTCCGATCCCCTGGCCGACGGGCCTACCATTCAGGCAGCCAGTCTTAGGGCCATGCAGGCGGGTGTACACCTTGAGGATGTCCTGAACCTGGCAGGAGAGTTGCGAGCCCAGACTCAGATTCCTATAGTCCTCATGGGCTACTATAATCCCATGCTGCAGTACGGATTGGAGCGCACCGCAGCCACAGCCGCGGCCAAGGGAGTTGATGGCTTCATTATCCCGGATTTGCCCATGGAGGAAGCAGGCCCCTGGCGAGTTGCGGCCTTGAAGGCGAACATCGCCACGATTTTCCTGGCCGCCCCCACCAGCGGCGCGCAGCGGATTAAGCACCTGGGACGCATCACTAAGGGCTTTCTCTACTATGTCTCGGTGACCGGGATCACCGGAGCCCGGACGGAGCTGCCTGCGGATTTGGCCGCGTCCCTTAAGGAAGTGCGCTCTCTGGTGAAGTGCCCCCTGGCCGTGGGTTTCGGTATCTCCACCCCGGAACAGGTCGCGGGACTGGCCCCGTACGTGGACGGGCTTGTGGTGGGCAGCGCCATCGTCCAGAAAGTGGCCAGCCTCAAGGGGCCGGAGTTGATCAAAGAGGTAGGCGACTTTATCGCGGCCCTCAAAGCGCCTCTGCGGGCAAAGTAA
- the trpB gene encoding tryptophan synthase subunit beta, with protein MQPDRHGRFGRYGGRFVPETLMPALLELEEAYRRISREKDFKDELAWYLKDYVGRPTPLYFARHLTMELGGPQIYIKREDLAHTGAHKINNTLGQGLLARRMGKTRVIAETGAGQHGVATATVAALLGLSCDIYMGTEDIRRQRLNVIRMQLLGATVVPVESGSRTLKDAMNDAIRDWVTNVRHTHYVLGSVGGPHPYPMIVRDFQSVIGREARAQLRRHTDKLPQCLVACVGGGSNAMGLFHAFVDDPVRFVGVEAAGHGVNTNHHSATLVAGSVGVLHGAFSYLLQDPWGNIQEAHSLAPGLDYPGVGPEHAFFKDNGRAEYVAVTDVEALEGFQLLSRTEGILPALESSHAIAYLSRLAPEYSADDIIIVNLSGRGDKDVDAVAEAMEVSGEPH; from the coding sequence TTGCAACCAGACAGACACGGAAGATTCGGGCGGTATGGGGGGCGGTTTGTGCCGGAGACCCTGATGCCGGCCTTGTTGGAGTTGGAGGAGGCCTATCGCAGGATCAGTCGGGAGAAGGACTTCAAAGACGAGTTGGCCTGGTATCTGAAAGATTATGTGGGCCGGCCCACGCCCCTGTACTTTGCCCGCCATCTGACCATGGAGTTGGGGGGGCCGCAAATCTATATTAAGCGCGAAGACCTGGCCCACACCGGGGCGCACAAGATTAACAACACCCTGGGACAGGGGTTGTTGGCCCGGCGGATGGGTAAGACCCGGGTCATTGCCGAAACCGGCGCGGGCCAGCATGGGGTTGCCACTGCCACGGTAGCGGCGCTGTTGGGGCTGTCATGCGACATCTATATGGGCACCGAAGATATCCGGCGCCAGCGCCTCAATGTTATTCGTATGCAACTGCTGGGGGCGACGGTCGTGCCGGTGGAGTCGGGCAGCCGCACTCTGAAGGATGCCATGAACGACGCCATCCGGGATTGGGTCACCAACGTGCGGCACACCCACTATGTTCTGGGTTCGGTGGGCGGACCCCATCCCTATCCCATGATTGTTCGGGACTTCCAGTCGGTCATCGGCCGGGAGGCCCGGGCCCAACTGAGGCGGCACACCGACAAACTGCCCCAGTGCCTGGTGGCCTGCGTCGGCGGCGGTAGCAACGCCATGGGGCTGTTCCATGCTTTTGTGGACGATCCGGTGCGGTTTGTGGGCGTGGAGGCCGCGGGTCACGGGGTTAACACCAACCATCATTCCGCCACCCTGGTGGCCGGGTCGGTTGGCGTGTTGCACGGCGCATTCAGCTATCTCTTACAAGACCCCTGGGGCAACATCCAGGAAGCCCATTCCCTGGCGCCGGGGCTGGATTACCCCGGGGTGGGACCGGAGCACGCCTTCTTCAAGGATAACGGCCGGGCCGAATACGTGGCGGTAACGGATGTGGAGGCCCTGGAAGGGTTTCAATTACTCTCCAGGACAGAGGGCATTCTCCCCGCGCTGGAGAGCTCCCATGCCATCGCGTATCTCTCGCGGCTGGCACCCGAATATTCTGCTGATGATATTATCATCGTCAATCTTTCCGGCCGGGGCGACAAGGATGTGGACGCGGTGGCCGAGGCTATGGAGGTGTCCGGTGAACCGCATTGA
- a CDS encoding four helix bundle protein, producing the protein MHNARHARSFRDLLVYRKALEVAKRIFEMSKNFPKEEIYSLTDQIRRASRSIGAQIAEAWGKRRYEKHFISKLTDADAEQMETQHWLDVATSCRYLAKDEKERLETQLQEIGRMLNTMMAKAPSFCRQDIFIIQEPTDTFIIEDH; encoded by the coding sequence ATGCATAATGCTCGACACGCTCGCAGTTTCAGAGATTTGCTTGTTTATCGTAAGGCCCTTGAAGTGGCAAAAAGAATCTTCGAAATGTCGAAGAATTTTCCCAAAGAAGAGATATATTCTCTTACCGATCAGATAAGAAGGGCCTCTAGATCCATAGGGGCACAAATCGCGGAGGCCTGGGGAAAACGGCGTTATGAAAAACATTTTATCAGTAAGTTAACGGATGCCGATGCAGAACAAATGGAAACCCAACATTGGCTTGATGTGGCCACCTCTTGTAGATATCTGGCGAAGGATGAAAAGGAAAGATTAGAGACCCAGCTACAAGAAATCGGCCGAATGCTCAATACCATGATGGCAAAAGCTCCCTCATTCTGTAGACAGGACATTTTTATAATTCAGGAACCAACAGACACCTTTATCATAGAAGATCACTAA
- a CDS encoding phosphoribosylanthranilate isomerase: MVKIKICGITNLEDALLAADLGANALGFIFYPKSSRCVAPDAARAIIAQIPPFVMSVGVFVDEEAAVVQNLAARVGLDWVQVHGQESPDYCRSLGRRVIKGFRIKDESSLKDLEPFQGAVQAFLLDTYKKGQVGGTGETFDWRLAREAKRYGQIILAGGLNPDNVAQAIKVAQPQAVDTASGTEAAPGKKDPEKLRAFFAKVEGVFDH; encoded by the coding sequence ATGGTTAAAATTAAAATCTGCGGGATCACTAATCTTGAAGACGCTCTGCTGGCGGCAGATTTGGGAGCCAACGCCCTGGGGTTTATTTTTTACCCCAAAAGCTCCCGTTGCGTGGCACCTGATGCAGCCCGAGCGATTATTGCCCAAATCCCCCCATTTGTGATGAGCGTTGGAGTCTTTGTGGATGAAGAGGCTGCGGTGGTGCAGAACCTGGCTGCGCGGGTGGGCCTTGACTGGGTACAGGTGCACGGCCAGGAATCCCCGGATTATTGCCGGAGCCTGGGCCGAAGGGTCATCAAAGGTTTTCGCATTAAGGATGAAAGCTCTTTAAAAGACCTGGAGCCCTTTCAGGGTGCGGTCCAGGCCTTCTTGCTGGATACCTATAAAAAGGGGCAGGTGGGCGGCACCGGAGAGACTTTTGACTGGCGCCTGGCGCGAGAGGCCAAAAGGTATGGCCAGATTATTCTGGCCGGGGGACTTAACCCCGACAATGTCGCTCAGGCCATCAAAGTTGCACAACCCCAGGCCGTGGACACGGCCAGCGGCACTGAAGCCGCGCCGGGCAAAAAAGACCCGGAAAAGTTGAGGGCTTTCTTTGCAAAGGTTGAGGGGGTCTTTGATCATTGA
- a CDS encoding transposase, which translates to MPNYLRYYSGNTWFFTVVSHDRRQILTSDQARDCLRRAIMDCRQIYPFEIAVWVLLPDHLHCIWNLPETDLNYSRRWSIIKRKFTQAFTNDEEKKPPFWQKRFWAHCIEDDQDFENHMNYIHFNPVKH; encoded by the coding sequence ATGCCTAACTATCTACGATATTACTCAGGAAATACCTGGTTTTTTACAGTCGTATCTCATGATCGGAGGCAAATATTAACCAGTGACCAAGCACGCGATTGTTTACGAAGGGCTATCATGGATTGTCGTCAGATTTACCCTTTCGAAATTGCTGTTTGGGTCTTGCTTCCCGATCATTTACATTGCATTTGGAACTTGCCCGAAACCGATTTAAATTATTCTCGGCGTTGGAGCATTATCAAACGTAAATTTACTCAAGCGTTTACCAATGACGAAGAGAAGAAACCGCCTTTCTGGCAAAAGCGGTTTTGGGCTCACTGTATAGAGGATGACCAGGATTTTGAAAATCATATGAATTATATTCACTTCAATCCCGTAAAGCACTGA